A portion of the Nitrospirota bacterium genome contains these proteins:
- a CDS encoding c-type cytochrome, with amino-acid sequence MKKRLIICALLAASALLLDACKASEKPATAEKPKEQAAPTVQAGEKLFKQHCSLCHPDGKNIVNPQKTLFRDALEAGNVRTPEDIIHIMRNPGPGMKKFDDIAIPDKEAREIADYILKTFK; translated from the coding sequence ATGAAAAAAAGACTTATCATATGTGCTTTGCTCGCTGCCTCTGCGCTGCTGCTTGATGCCTGCAAGGCATCGGAAAAACCCGCAACAGCCGAGAAACCAAAAGAACAGGCCGCACCAACGGTACAAGCCGGAGAAAAATTATTCAAGCAGCATTGTTCTCTCTGCCATCCCGACGGGAAGAACATTGTTAATCCCCAGAAAACATTATTCAGGGACGCCCTTGAGGCCGGCAATGTCAGAACGCCTGAAGATATCATTCACATAATGAGAAATCCCGGGCCGGGCATGAAAAAATTTGACGATATCGCCATCCCGGACAAAGAAGCAAGAGAGATCGCCGATTATATTTTGAAGACTTTCAAATAA